In Cicer arietinum cultivar CDC Frontier isolate Library 1 chromosome 7, Cicar.CDCFrontier_v2.0, whole genome shotgun sequence, the genomic window gagataaattaataaataatttttttagttctaCACTATATTTGACATATCATCTATGTACATGTGCATGTAGTAATTAGTTAAGTACAAAATGAAGATATCTTAAGAATTATGTCAGTTAGCAAAGATTTCTCCCTATAATATCAGCTTCATAACTCTTATATATACAGTGCTTACTTCTAATCTCCCTTGTGAAAATATGCAAATTCAACAAATATGAATCAAACTCTGACCTGTTTGTTTGCAAAAATGAGAACTACTGCACCTTTTAATTCTTCTTCCTAACAAAAAGATTCATAGAAAATAATTGGCATCAATTTTTTGTTGCAAAACTGAAATCAGAATCACGAGACAACATAACCATAGTCAAAGGAGAATAGGAAACAGATAAAATACACACACccacataaatatatatatactaaaaaattcattaaattataattaaataaatgaaatttgaaaatatttgaatcAAACTTTTGAATCATGAAAACACCTCAAAACAAAATTGCAAGAATTATGCTAACAACACACTCTCTAGCACGCACTTTTCAACACGGTCTATTCAATTGGTAAAAATTCATACGGATCCCACCAAATCTATATAGGACCCACAAATTTGGTGGGACATTGGGaccaaaataaatttagactaatAGAAGAAAGTGTGTTGGAATATGTGTTGAAGAGTGTGTTGCAATAGCTAAGGATTTGTATTGTTTGAGAAAACACTTTGTTTTATTGATAATTACAAAAACGTCACcctagttttaatttatttcctGTTATCAAGAAACGCATGAAATGATGAAACTGCAAAAAATTTAGTCACCCTTTTTCTAAACAAACCCTTGAAAACAGTAAACAGACTTAAAACAGAGTAGCATTTTTATAATTAGCAGAGAAAATAAGGAATAAAAAAGGATTTTTCATATAAAACAGACCCCTAAACCTTGAACAACTACAATAAAAAAGGCCTATTCCAACTAGGATTAATCAAACACCACAACTGAGTTCAGTCAAAAACTAGTCTATCAGAGAGGCCGCTTAGATCTAAATCCTTTTTGATTATTTCAACAATAAGTTTTCTTGCACTTCCTCTCCCTCTCCCTCTTTCCTTTGATTATCAAGCGATCTTCCATTTGATAAGCTTTTCTAAATGGTCTTCTCCTCACATATTCAAACCATCTTTGGATGTAGTTCTACCATACCATCTTCACTCATAGAAGCTTCACAAGAGTTTTAAGAGTAACAAACTGAATACTAGTACCAAAGTTCTAAATGAAGTGTGTGTGTGTATCAGGAACATATACCTCCAGAATTGCATGGAACTCCTCCCTAGCTATCACAAGCCTATCAGTGTCACTTGAATCCACAACATAGATAATTGCTTGAGTATTTGGAAAGTAACACCTCCAATATGGCCTAACAAAAAAATCATAGCCAGTAAAAGATCAGAGAAATTGATGGAGACTACATATTTATTAgggataaatttattttccaatCTTGCAGTTTGGTCCACTTGGTTTCCATGTGCCGGTGATTTGTTCTTTTAATCATGTCGCcactatataatttttttgaccaTTTATAAGGGAAATGGCATGTGAGGACTGAACAATAttgtcaaatagcggctatAGCAGTGTTGTAACACTAGTGTAACGGAATTTTAACAAACCACTATTTTTTGCGGTTCGCGATCTACAACATTGGGACTGAAAAGTAATTTATGCACAAGATGAAATCTTTTCAAggtaatgaaattttttaaagtgaCATTATTGGGAAAAACCCAAGTCCCACAGTTATAAGTGATAGGGATCtataatagtttaaaaagagtgGCACCCTCACCTTATAAGTCGGTTTTGTGAGGATAAGTTAAGCCCGATATAAAAATCAAAGATGATATCAGAGTCAACCAAGCTGGCGTGAGGGGGTGTATTAGGAAAAAACCAAGTCCCACATTGATAAGTGATAGGGCtccataataatttataaagaatGACACTCTTCACCTTACGAGCCAATTTTGTGAGGATGAGTTAGGCCTAATGTAAAAACTAAAAACCTAAGAGACATTTTTGTGCCGCACATGATTATCACATGCATTTTTGTTTAAAGGAATCATGAAAAAATCAAATCTCAGGGTGACAAAAATGTATGTGATAAAATACCAGCTTCCTAGCAGATAAATAATTGGCATATTGAAGCTTCTCATTATATTTGGATGGTTCTCATAACCTACCATATCACGTGATATTATTATTACACATTGTTTAGCTTGAATTACTTTATATTCTTTTAGATTTTAGACATTTATATTATTAGAAACCTACACATCCACACACATAATAATTAACTGCATAAGGATTGGTATCTTCTTACTAGAAATACACATATCTAAGACTTTAGAGCAGGTTCATATACAGGTAAACAGAAATATGGAAGAgttaaaagtattaaaaaaaaaaatggaacatccTAATACCACAGAGGagaataaatatacaaattggTGTGCACTGTAACACAACAAAAGTCACCCGCTATTATCTGTTaaagtaaatttttataaaattacacaTTTTCCATCAGTCAAAAGAAGCAAGAATGAAACCAAAAGGCTTACCTGATACTTGTTTGCCCACCTGTATAATAAACAAAAGATGAATATTAGAAATTGAAATAAGCTAAACTATGTTATAAGtcatattatatcatattaagTCTCGTGCAACTATAAGTTCACATGGCTGTTAGTGACAGACTATATTTAAGGTTTGATGTgtgtttattttctttcatgCAGTACAAAGGAAATAGCCTGAAACAAGAAGAAATATAATGTTATTGTCAAAGGTTTCAGtatattttcatcttcccttgctttatatcaaaattcaaaactacATATAGACAACAGAAGAGGACAAAATTATCTGAACTCACTTTGATATGTGTTACATTTATCACTACTGTACCCCAAAAATAAAACTAGCagaattcaattttaaaacaagggCCCATGTATGCTTGCTTGTATTTAACACGAGACAGAAATGTCATGACTGTCGACACATAGTCCTCTAGGTTGGAACAGAGTAAGTCAAGCCAGGTGCACAAGTTGAGTCAACTTATTGAGTACATGATTTTAGTGCAGAAAAACAATGGTTGTTGTTGTATAGGATTTGATGCAAAATTTGGAAAGATAACATGGTCATCTCAATGaggaaatataatattaatatggtCGGTCATCTTTAGAACTCTGAAGTaactaacaaacaaaaaaatgttgAACCAAGCTGTTTAAAGTCATTACCTAAATCCCAGACCTGAAATTTAATGTTGTTATACTGCACAGTTTCAACATTGAACCCGATCGCTggattaaataatcaaataaaccagTCAGCCACTGTGCAAAAAGAAAATTGGAACTGCAAATATATCATTCATCCATGCATGTATTCAAAACACTTACAAGCAGCATGTATGCATGCAAACCGGAGGAGCTAAAGCATCATAAATGTTGTCTACGTTATTATATTCCAAAAGGAAAATGTAATACTACAATACATAGTTACATACAGTTGAATAAAGGAAATGTTTTGTACAAAAAGTTTTTCATAAAAACTGTAGCAATGAGTATGATTGGTTGAATGCATGTAAGTGTAAGTAAGGTGTGTAGCTCTTCCAAAACAAGTTTTTCTTTGACCTCACGAAACCAGTATTGTTATGCGTTATTTCATTTTGTGTCCAActctacaaattttttttagaaaccaAATAACATCGCTATCAAGTTGAATTGAAAATCCAAACTAGTTAATAAAATTTAGCCAGAGGGTAAAGCAACtagttaataaaattcaaaaccaATAGGGTTCANNNNNNNNNNNNNNNNNNNNNNNNNNNNNNNNNNNNNNNNNNNNNNNNNNNNNNNNNNNNNNNNNNNNNNNNNNNNNNNNNNNNNNNNNNNNNNNNNNNNNNNNNNNNNNNNNNNNNNNNNNNNNNNNNNNNNNNNNNNNNNNNNNNNNNNNNNNNNNNNNNNNNNNNNNNNNNNNNNNNNNNNNNNNNNNNNNNNNNNNNNNNNNNNNNNNNNNNNNNNNNNNNNNNNNNNNNNNNNNNNNNNNNNNNNNNNNNNNNNNNNNNNNNNNNNNNNNNNNNNNNNNNNNNNNNNNNNNNNNNNNNNNNNNNNNNNNNNNNNNNNNNNNNNNNNNNNNNNNNNNNNNNNNNNNNNNNNNNNNNNNNNNNNNNNNNNNNNNNNNNNNNNNNNNNNNNNNNNNNNNNNNNNNNNNNNNNNNNNNNNNNNNNNNNNNNNNNNNNNNNNNNNNNNNNNNNNNNNNNNNNNNNNNNNNNNNNNNNNNNNNNNNNNNNNNNNNNNNNNNNNNNNNNNNNNNNNNNNNNNNNNNNNNNNNNNNNNNNNNNNNNNNNNNNNNNNNNNNNNNNNNNNNNNNNNNNNNNNNNNNNNNNNNNNNNNNNNNNNNNNNNNNNNNNNNNNNNNNNNNNNNNNNNNNNNNNNNNNNNNNNNNNNNNNNNNNNNNNNNNNNNNNNNNNNNNNNNNNNNNNNNNNNNNNNNNNNNNNNNNNNNNNNNNNNNNNNNNNNNNNNNNNNNNNNNNNNNNNNNNNNNNNNNNNNNNNNNNNNNNNNNNNNNNNNNTTCAGCAGAGAAacgaactaaaaaataaaagaaaatgcaaaACGAGATCGAGTACCAACTTGGAATGGTGGAGACAACTTCTCCCATCTGAAGCCGATCTGAAAACAAGTCGACaaaattagtataaaaaataGCGAATTGGATTCTGTGAGATGCAGAAAGGTAAGAAGCATACAGAGAATAGTGGTTTTTCCGGCATTGTCGAGACCGAGAACGAGAATTCGAGCTTCCTTGTTACCGAAAAATGAAAACAATCTGGTAAACACTAATCCCATCTTCCGATTCGGCAGAGGGACGGACACAGTACAGTTACGGTTAGAACATTAATCAATCAGCTAAAACTGATTCTTCTTACTGAGAATTCGTTTGTTCGGACggagaaaaaattgaaatcggATCAGATCTCAAAGCAAACACTCTGAATCTGCATGCCAGTGTGAATCTGATCTGAAGAAATTGAAAATCGGAGAAGCAAGGGTTACGTTTGGAAAGGTTTTGAGATAGAAGAATGGAATCGAAAAATGATGAATATATGAGGATCGAGTGAAGATTTTGATTCCCTCGCCCTCCACCTTTCGGTTATGGGATCTGGTGTAGCTATTGTATTACTTCTTTTCGCGCATTTAGACCAGCACCACCAAATTTGGACCTGGGCTTTTCCGTATTATAAGATCGGGCCAGCCCATACACTCGAGAAAAAGGTTGTTTCTTCCTCTCCTAATATACTCAACATTTGGGGGAGAGAAGGGAAAAAAAGTCTACTACATACCCTACATTTATGCCCCGTACCCCCAAACCCCATGAAATTCTATGAAAAAAGTCCttcaacaaaacaaacaaaaaatattcgGAAATTTCACAGtttgaaaatttcataaaacttgaattattaatttttcacaatttgaaaatttcaaaacatgaaTATGTTccaaatctaaaatatattttaaattgcaacaaaatataataaaaaatgtgagAAATCATTTCATCCGAAATTTTTCTCTGATAAGATGAGGAATCaaattatatcaatataatattatatcaatgttaaattgtttaataatattttaaccgatacaaattttacaaaattcacttttaaattgaaaatttatatatatcattcatgtaaaattttgcacaaatttaaaatcatttgattgATGAGTGAGACTTATATCGATTAACGAcatttactaaaaatatataagacgataattttaatgtatgtcaataacatttcaaatgattttaaaattttgtaaaattttacataaatatgatctatatgatataaaattttaatccaataataaattttgtaaaatttgtatcaattaaaatattattaaactaTAATATTTCTTTGTAATTTGATTTCTCCTTTATTTCAAAAGGATGCATAGAAAGGTGATAATGTTCTaacaattttgatatataatttttgaaatttcaaatattttagattataatttttgttttggatatttttcactttttattatgaCAATTTTAGTGTGCAAAGAAATATCCCTAAATTGAGATTTTTCTTTTGGGGGAAAAAAGGTGGGAGACGAAATTGAAATTTAGGAGAATTGTGGATATGAGGACTAGCTGTGTGGGAGTATGTAGTGTATTTTTCAACGTTCAATAGCAAATGTTACATAAGCCTCCCTCTTTTTAAATTTCTACctaccattttaaaaaatactccTTCTTGTTGCTCTGAAATTCAAAAAAGCAAGAAATATATTCAAAGAGTGATGACAGAAGTTGACCCTTAATCATTTGCAACAATGATTCTTAATCACGATTAAGATAAGTCTTTGTTTGGGAGTTACGAAGGAAAAGAGACGAAAACTTTAGATGCTGAGAggaatgaaaaaaataagatcttttatttttcttggagagtacttttaaagaaaatgagatgaaaatataattaatattattcaatGCATTTGTTTAGTTCTCCTGTATTGGAGGATACACTTTTAATTAGTTATAAACTACATTGGGAAGGAGACATGCTTCCATAGCGGTACATACGCAAACATGGATTCGTTGAATATTTacacatttattaaaaagaaattgaaatgtgtATATTATTTCTTTTGTATGCAAAAAATACAACCAAGTTGGACCTCGATTCACTAATTCCGTATCCAACTATTATAtgtaaatttgaattatttagtGTTCATATGTTATTTTGCTTGTTAAAGAAATTCCGATATTAGTGCAGAGGCCAACAAATTTTTGCATCATTAACAATGTCACACATGCATTCGCTATGGACAGCTACATCAGCATTGTATTATGTGAAAACATAGGAGAATTTTACTGTATGCATCCCTTCAACTTCCGATGACGATAATaataaaggaaaataaaattaaaaaaatgaaagtaaaaataattatcaaactCTGCATGCTAAACTCTCTCTGATGACCATGGTATGcaccttattattattaataagagTTAACATCCACTTCACCTGGCTTCGAGTGCACCCGGCAGATATTGCCTCCAGCTCCACACATAATTTATCccaataaaaattaacttaCATACAAGTAAATCTTGATTTCGTTTATTATACTaaaactaaaactacaattgtAAACTGTTCCTAATAACAAAAATGACAAGAAAATAACTGCCACACAGAGCTAGATGCTTCTTTTTATATAGCAGACTGGAATATCATTTCAGCTAGCTCCtgtaaaacataaaatagatatatatatttattagtgtCTATTTAAGCTCTATTTTTCAAACTGAATAATTAATCATACACATAAGTCTATGTTTGGTTACACGGAGGAATAGACAAAGCCGTAGTGACTCATCGTGATTTTGTCAAATGACCACGAAATCAAACGTGCACTAAATCTGTTCCGTGTGAGTTGGGGAAGCGAAAATCTGTTCATCTATTATACATTACAACTTACAAGGTAATGAAAGATACCCCTTATTGTTACAGAAAATTTAGTTATTATAGTTACCTGTTTGGCAGAAGCGACCTTTGGTTCTCCCCATTCCTTAGCCTTCTTCTCGAGCAAATCAAAGTCGGCTTTTCCAGCCTATGGCAACAACATatgtttcaataaaattaaccaACAAAAGAATTAAATATTAGATGAGGAGAAGAAAAAGTTGGGAGAATGTTACCTCTATTTGAGCTCCGATTTCTGTGTCAAAACTCTGATATCGCTTGCGGACAAGTTCGGCAAGAGAACCATCCTCAATTAGCTTGGCAGCAGTCCTGAGTCCTCGAGCCATTGTATCCATTCCAACAATATGGGCTATGAACAGGTCTTCAACGTCTGTGCTCTCTCTCCGCCTAAAATATCGCTTAGTAAAGAAATCGCAACAAGGAAAAAGGGATATTAGTacaaaaaagataataaagGACTCACAATTTGGCATCAAAGTTGAATCCACCAGGTGCAATTCCATCCTGGAAAAAGACAAGAATAACCCAGTCAGATGAGATTGTGTTTCTAAGGTGAGGAGGAGTGTTGCACTTCAGAACACTGGTTAAGAACAAGCAATTTCATACGTTTCTGATAACGCTGAGCATAATCATTGTTGCCTCTTGGATATCTACGAGAAACTGATCTGTGTCCCAACCTACAATAATGATAACAATTTCTATTACAACTTCCAATCTTGTGACAAGTTAACACAGAGTCTTCCTTCCAACTTCCATGTTAGAAGTTACATTATTAAGTAATAGAGAATTTGCACATACCAACTTGAGGATCGCCGGTATTTGCATCAATATTACCCAACAGTCCATTAATCCTTGCAGTTTCAAGCTCGTGATGACAACTATGACAGGCATTAAAAAGAACAAGAAAACATGTCCAGTTTCAGTAATGaacgtaaaaaataaaatataaagtatgaTGAACACAATATACAATTAAAGATTCACCTGTGACCCGATAGGGTGGCATGGTTGCACTCAATGTTCAGTTTGAATTCCCCTACAGAAGGAACAAAAATGAGGAAGGGAGAAATTTGTGCAAGTGAAATAACACAACTTTTAATGAAGAGAAACCTTTCAAGTCTATGCAAGCAGTGAAGAGACTCATTGTGCTTTTGTTTTGTACAATTTTGGTGAAATTCGTTCACATTAGGGATAACTTGGCTATTAAATTCAAGAGGCTAAGAAATTTTCTAACTCGAGAAGAGGGGGGAAATACAGTTTCATAGAGGACAAACCAGTATACAGGACC contains:
- the LOC101511267 gene encoding ADP-ribosylation factor 1 isoform X2, translated to MGLVFTRLFSFFGNKEARILVLGLDNAGKTTILYRLQMGEVVSTIPTIGFNVETVQYNNIKFQVWDLGGQTSIRPYWRCYFPNTQAIIYVVDSSDTDRLVIAREEFHAILEDLPGALDDAAVTEALELHKIKNRQWSIFKTSAIKGEGLFEGLDWLSNTLKSGGG
- the LOC101511267 gene encoding ADP-ribosylation factor 1 isoform X1, whose amino-acid sequence is MGLVFTRLFSFFGNKEARILVLGLDNAGKTTILYRLQMGEVVSTIPTIGFNVETVQYNNIKFQVWDLGGQTSIRPYWRCYFPNTQAIIYVVDSSDTDRLVIAREEFHAILEEEELKGAVVLIFANKQDLPGALDDAAVTEALELHKIKNRQWSIFKTSAIKGEGLFEGLDWLSNTLKSGGG